ATCCGCCAAAACCAAGAAAGCTTCATAGACTTCTCTAAGTTCTTCGCCTTCAAGCTCGACACCTAAGGCATCCAAGTGATGCTTCAATGCCGCACGGCCTGATCTTGCGGTAAGAACGATTGAGGATTCCTCCACTCCCACTTCTTTGGGATCAATGATTTCGTAATTCTCTCGATGCTTCAATACCCCATCTTGGTGGATTCCTGAAGAATGAGCAAATGCATTTCTACCGACGATAGCCTTGTTTGGCTGAACCGGCATGTTCATTAGCTTCGACACCAAGCGACTGGTCTGATAGATTTTCTGAGTGACGATATCCGTATGGACTGGAATAGAGCTATGACATTTGATGGCCATTACTACTTCCTCCATGGAGGTATTCCCAGCTCTTTCACCAATGCCATTGATAGTCACTTCGACCTGACGGGCTCCATGCTGCACACCTGCAACGGTATTGGCAGTAGCCATCCCTAGGTCATTGTGACAATGGGTAGCGATGATCGCTTTATCGATATTTGGAACGTTATTTTTCAGGCTTGCAATAATTGCCCCGTACTGTTCAGGAAGACAATATCCCGTAGTATCTGGGATATTGACCACTGTAGCACCGGCTTTGATCACCTCTTCAATGATTTTGCACAAGAAATCAGGCTCAGATCGGCCTGCATCTTCTGCATAGAATTCTACATCATCGACAAAGTTTCTCGCAAACTTAACAGCAGCCACGCCTCTCCGGATGATCTCATCCGGAGTAGAGCG
Above is a window of Algoriphagus sanaruensis DNA encoding:
- a CDS encoding 2-isopropylmalate synthase; this encodes MSDKLWIFDTTLRDGEQVPGCQLNTQEKIIVAKALEELGVDIIEAGFPISSPGDFNSVQEISKAVSNPIICALSRAVEKDIEVAAAALKFAKKGRIHTGIGVSPYHIQYKLRSTPDEIIRRGVAAVKFARNFVDDVEFYAEDAGRSEPDFLCKIIEEVIKAGATVVNIPDTTGYCLPEQYGAIIASLKNNVPNIDKAIIATHCHNDLGMATANTVAGVQHGARQVEVTINGIGERAGNTSMEEVVMAIKCHSSIPVHTDIVTQKIYQTSRLVSKLMNMPVQPNKAIVGRNAFAHSSGIHQDGVLKHRENYEIIDPKEVGVEESSIVLTARSGRAALKHHLDALGVELEGEELREVYEAFLVLADSKRDIGRKDLLELVGKYMDESNFIELGEVSYSSNGEIKAEVSLTIGSESHKASSSGVGPVDAVLKAIEKIVKPQVDLEEFLIQAITHGSDDVAKVHMRLIKSEKPYYGFASNQDIVLASAQAFVDALNKIPVKEYATA